A region of the Phyllopteryx taeniolatus isolate TA_2022b chromosome 9, UOR_Ptae_1.2, whole genome shotgun sequence genome:
GTTGCTCATGTCCCAGTAGGGCCGCTCGCCAAACGCCATGACTTCCCACATGACGATGCCAAAGCTCCACACGTCGCTGGCTGAAGTGAACTTCCTGTAAGCGATGGCTTCGGGGGCGGTCCAGCGGATGGGGATTTTGCCTCCCTGCCAACAGAAGAAGCAACATTTAGTCATTTGGGGACGACAATCCAGATGCTGAAACACTTTAGAATACTAAAGAAAATGTCCACCAAATTCCATGTCAGTGAGTCAAAGTGATGTCAGGAGCAATGTTTTTCCCCAACTTTGCCGCGTGAGTTTCAGGAGCGTCGTACTCGACTTACTCTGGTCGTGTACGTCCCCTCGGCGTCGTCCTCCAGGACGCGCGACAGTCCGAAGTCGGACACCTTGCACTCCAGGTCGCTGTTGACCAGGACGTTCCTCGCCGCCAGGTCCCGGTGAACGTAATTCATGTCCGAGAGGTACTTCATGCCGGCCGCGATTCCGCGCAGCATTCCCGCAAGCCGGTAGGTGGGAATCTCCCCGTCGCGGTCCTGTGGGAATGGTGAACAACTGACTGAAAACGAATCTTTTGGCACAATCTGATCCGATAATGTACTGAATGTCGTCACACGGGATCCTCAGTCTACCATAAAATTCTGTTCCTAGGGTGTATATGTAACCCAACAGAATCAAGTCAGAACACTTTtgagccataaatataaaacaatcaaatgaaaaaccgtAAGTACGGCGGTAACCGAGCGATGACGTATTTCTTAGGCCGCTGCAAACTTATTCATTGCGCGTCGGTCGTGACCTCGAGATGTATGTCGGGAACATCATAAACCGAAGACCCGCTGTAGTGTAGACAAAAACCTTTGACGTCTCGTCAGTACCTTGAGATAGATGTCGAGAGCTCCGTTCTCCATGTACTCCGTCACTATCATGGCGTGCTTGACTGTAAAACCGAAAGAGTGAGTGATTTATTACTAGGTCTtaacaaaaccttttttttttttcaatctggtGTTGTAGGCTCACATTTAGTGACGACTCCCTCCAGGCGGATGATGTTGGGGTGCGAGAACTGGCCCATGATGCTGGCCTCGCTCAGGAACTCTTGCCTCTGCTTCTCGGAGTAGCCCGGCTTGAGGGTCTTGATGGCCACGGCCACCTCGCCTCGGGCGGGGGACTTCATCACGCCTCGGAACACTTCCCCGAACTCGCCTGGCAGACGCGAAGACTACATGGTCACACTCTGAACCCTGAGCTGGCTCGGAATGGGAGGCAGGCGATCCAATCTCTCACCCACGCCGATGACTTTTTGCTTGCTGATGAAATTCGGGTCGATTTCCGTGACAAACTTCTGGATGGCGATGTTGGGGTCCTCGTACGTATGCGGATCCACGTAAGTCTTTAGAGGCTTCAGCTGATCTGAGGTGGAGGGGAGAAATGATCCAAAGTATTACAACAtgtaacaatatttaaaaaacaagttGCTATTACACGTCTTGACTTTGTACCTGATGAAAAGTAGGGATCCTCGGGTCCTCCCCGACGATGAGATCTCAGTCTTCTGAgaagggaggaggggggaaaaaaaaaggaatcattACAGAGGGACTGCACACAATATAGACAGGAATGTTAATAACGGCAGCTCGGTTGGAGGAGGAGCTCTCCCTTTGCCTCCATACcagaatacagtaatccccccccccccatctctcgTGGGGGTTGTGTTCCAAAAACAAACTCTACTAATACTGGACGTCCCCCACcctcccaaaaatgtgtttttcgaAATGACACGCCCACACTCTCGACCGACCTTTTACGCAGCAGCAGGACGGCCACAACCACGAGCAGAACAACTGCAACTCCAGCGACCGCTCCCATCACCATGGTGGAGGGGCTCTGGATCTGAGATTcagctgtaaaaaaacaaaacataaaatcatctattttctgtaccgctggtgagctggagcctaaaaTGAAAGTGACTCGATTTGAGGTTTTAAAGCGAGCGCTACCTAGTGGCGAAGTGTGGAACTCGTACTCGGAGCTGTAGCTCCCAGGGCTCCCCTCGGGACTGAGCGCCTGCACCCTGAACATGTACGTCGTGTCTGGCGTGAGGTCGTTTATGTGCACAGAGCTCTTGTCCAGGATCAGGACCGTGAAGGTGGTTACGTCGCGCTCTCTGTCGCCATCCTTCAAAAGCAGAAAAGGTTGAAAGGGTTGCACTGGGATTAGGATCGTCTTCCCAGGAAAACATCGGGGAGCCTCCTCTGTGGAATTTCACAAGAAGCACTCTGTCTTACTTTTCTGCGGTACATGAGCTCATAGCGATGACTGATGTGCGCTGGAGGTCGGCGAGACAGAGCCCACGACAGAGAGAGGCTGGTGGGACTGCGATCATCCAGCTGGATCAACGTCACCTTGGGGGGATCTGGCGAGATGGTCGGCGAGAAGCACAAAACAACAGTGAGTCACTCCTCGCGGTCCCGGGCCTTCTCGGAATGAGACTTTTTGGGGGATTCGGTGGGTGGCCTGAATTCCCCTTGGTGGAGAAAGctaagtttttgaaaaatatgttatGAACGCGGTGCGGCTTTCTAAACGTCTGAGGGTGAGTGACATTTCCAAGGTCATAAGATCGCTCGCTGTTGTAAAATAGGTTGTTGGCACACCGAGGCTTCAGTTAAGCCCAAAATTATTCGTACCCCGGACACATTTTGAGTTTAGGTCTTTATTCTtcgtattattatttgttgaatCTCTTAACTGGAAAGGACACGAACAACCCGCAAAACACTGTAATAAATTATGGTGAAACaatatttgctgctttaattttTCCAACTCTTAGTCAAAACTTGCATAGCCAATGTTCAATATGCATAGTGGAGTAGAAACCTCTAGAACATTCTACAACTTAACAGGATCCTTGAGAATGGTGCGAAAATGGTCGGGAATAGAAACGTGTGTCATCTTCAGCGAAAAGATACACATTCCACTAAAAGTCTAAACTCTTGAACACAAGGGTCTTCAGTAATTTGGGGCTTAATTGTATTTCGGAGGGACCTTTGTTTACGACGGTTTCAAGGCGTACAATAAGAATATGAGGTCATGTGGCACAAGTTCAGTTACCTTTTGACTGTAATATTTACGGCCGACAAGAATTTGTCATACAAATATCGACTGTCATTTGACTTTACGACTGCATTAAGATTGGTTAGCAACGGACAAGGGCGCATTCTGACAAATTGGGCTTACGCTGCCGCCGTAGGAACCGAACGTCGGAAACCGTGGACTCCCTGTAGAActcttctctttttgtattCGTTTCCAAGCTGAACTGAAAATCTACTTGAACTATTTCTGCGTATTATGGCAACCTCAATAACTCCGAATGCGACGGCACTCTCAAAACATATAATAGCAACACAAAAATGTTGCCATTGTTGACGAAATCACGACAAAGTTAACGGGCAACAGGGTGGAATCCATCTTCAAACAAGCTTGAGCTCACCAGTATAGTCCAGAGCGGTGGTGATGGACGCGGCGGGCCTCGCAGCGCCATACTGGGACACGCCGCTGTGCGCCTCCACCGTGAACGTGTAGTTGAGGTGCGAGTCCAGGTCGTCGACTACGACCTCGGTGTCCCGCAGGTCGACGGGGCCGGGCTCGAAACGGACCTTGTCGCCGCAGGGGGTGCACGAGGCCCTGTCGCACTGCTCGCACAGCACGCTGTAGGTGAGATCGCCGCGGCCCCCCGTCACGAGCGGCGAACTCCACGACAGATGCAGCCGGCCGTCCGCGGACAGGGTGGCGGCGGTCAGGTCGCGGGGAGCGCTGGGCGGAGCTACAGGAGGAAGTCAGGAGTTGTTAGCCAAAACATCTCGAGTACATACGACTGTATTATCAGCGAGAGGGAGTCTCACTGGAACACGGCGACGTGGGTGGGTCCGACGGCGAGCGGAAGAAACCCTCCTCGCACTCGCAGCGGGTGGCGCCGGCCGCGGAGGGCTTAGTGTTGTCGGGACACGCCCGACACAGCTCGCCGCTCACGGTGGGCTTGAAGTCTCCCGGCTTGCATTCTGTGTCAAAAGACAAAAAGGCTTTGAGGTGTTGTCCCTATTTCCAGATTTCCAACAGTGTTTAAAACATCAGTGAATGTGTTACAAATCTGCATGTACCTTCTCCTCTTTAGTTGACGATGACGTACAGTGTTAGGAATAAGTGAGGCCAAAGACAGGAAGGAATGACGgaacaaaaggaaaacaatgagGCTGTGTGCGTGTAACGTTAGGCCTTTCCGCCCAACAGGAAGCTTTTGTTACAAGTAACCCATAATCACCGAGCCTTTGTACACTGAGGAATGAATTGGGATTTCCTTCCGCGATGTGCCCCCGCTTGCCTTTTCCACCTGAAGGCCTCGGTTGAGGTCACGCGCCGGCGGCTCGGCCCGGATGACACCGGAGCATTCAATCCGTCAGGTTACGTGATCTGCCTTCTCAACCGTCAAGCCCGCGCTCAGGCCCTCTGGCAgatcctcggtttacgacggcaTCGGCATATGACTTTTGAGGTTACACGCGATGAGCCGTTTGCGCAGTGGCCTGAGTAATCATACTCATAATAATGCATAccacttatatagtgctttacaattacacacattattcattcgcTCCACAGACACACCCTAGCGGCGGTAAGCTCCTCGTGTAGTCCCAGCTGCCTGGGGGCAGTCTGTCGGAAGCATGGCTGTCATTCTGCGCCTACAGCCCCTGCGACCACAtgacacatatacagtagattgtCACACAGCATGCTCAGTTGCAGCGCTACTTACTGGTTTTTCATGGGATTGTTTTACAGGGTTAATCCCCGAATAGGGGACGGAGCCCTATAGTGAAGAACCTCTCAGTCAGGATGATtcacgtcaacatagttccttagcACCGCGATTTGAAGATTTGTGGCACCATCGTTTGCCATCTAAGCAAGTTTTTCAGCGaagaataaataaagaaatcagtGAATACGTGAATTCGCAAGTAGCAAATTGGCCACGAACACAGTATATTGTTGGGAAGCACGatggactagtggttagcaaaaccacctcacagttctgaggtttggtcTTTGGATCCCGGCTCCAGTCTTCCTGGGTGgcgttcgcatgttctccccatgcttgcgtgtttgtttgtttgtttgttttttcccccggGTACTTCGACATCCTCCCAcaatgcaaaaacatgcatgtcggGTTCATGGAAGACTCAATTATCCATCGTTGTGAATGTGCGCGTGAATGGGTGTTTATCCATTATGTcctctgctgactttgggcaagatgGAGGCTACAACCTGAAATGCATCACCAGGTTCCAactcaccctaatgaggacttTAAAGCACTATAGAAGATGTCTTTCATACGACtatttactgtaaaaacaactttactactgcgttagtaGTTTAGTGATAGAATACAGTGCTTTCCGACTTAATGTAAAAATTCTGGTTATTCCCACACCGTACGAAGAGAACTGTCGTGAACGGAGTACACACTCGAATAGGGGTGTTTTTGCCAAAGGAAATGGCACATCGGACACCGGTGGCGCGCCGTCACGAACATCTTAGCCGAAGCGATAAGCGAGCGGCCTTTCCGGGCCACGGGAGGTTAATGAAAGTGCGGACTGGACAGAAAGCAGGAGGGGTGAGGACTCTGCGGTCTGCGACTGATGTTTCCTCTCTTTCCTCCTTCCTCCCACTCAGGGCAAATTATGACAAGCGGGGTTGAAGAGGTAAAAGAGCGGCGGTAAAAAGGAGTGCGGAAGAGGAAACGCTGTTGGAGCCACT
Encoded here:
- the epha2a gene encoding ephrin type-A receptor 2a, which codes for MEQRRLNLFVFLLVNAVFVSHQSKEQVLLDMRSSGGELGWLTLPYENGWEIVQTVVNGSLFYTYSVCNVDAADQDNWLRTTFIQRRPGATRVSVELRFIVRDCNSFNGASVSCKETFNLFISETDADVGTNFRRGQFRKVATIAPDEVTRGQKPLVNTETKTVGPLSQKGFYLAFQDMGACVGILSVRVYYKTCPSTVQNLVAFPETVADALREVEGACVENAVSQSTPRIYCSAEGEWVVPMGQCQCLAGYETTGDSCQECKPGDFKPTVSGELCRACPDNTKPSAAGATRCECEEGFFRSPSDPPTSPCSTPPSAPRDLTAATLSADGRLHLSWSSPLVTGGRGDLTYSVLCEQCDRASCTPCGDKVRFEPGPVDLRDTEVVVDDLDSHLNYTFTVEAHSGVSQYGAARPAASITTALDYTDPPKVTLIQLDDRSPTSLSLSWALSRRPPAHISHRYELMYRRKDGDRERDVTTFTVLILDKSSVHINDLTPDTTYMFRVQALSPEGSPGSYSSEYEFHTSPLAESQIQSPSTMVMGAVAGVAVVLLVVVAVLLLRKRRLRSHRRGGPEDPYFSSDQLKPLKTYVDPHTYEDPNIAIQKFVTEIDPNFISKQKVIGVGEFGEVFRGVMKSPARGEVAVAIKTLKPGYSEKQRQEFLSEASIMGQFSHPNIIRLEGVVTKFKHAMIVTEYMENGALDIYLKDRDGEIPTYRLAGMLRGIAAGMKYLSDMNYVHRDLAARNVLVNSDLECKVSDFGLSRVLEDDAEGTYTTRGGKIPIRWTAPEAIAYRKFTSASDVWSFGIVMWEVMAFGERPYWDMSNHEVMKAINEAFRLPAPMDCPSAIYQLMLQCWQHDRSERPRFTDIVNILDKLLQSPESLSTIADFDPRVSIRLPSTSGCDGTAFRSVPEWLESIKMSQYGDSFARAGVSTMEQVLALRHEDIRNIGVRLPGHMKRIAYSILGLKDECSSLSVFAV